From the genome of Leptospira koniambonensis:
GCAGAAAGAGAAGTCCCACTTAAAATAAGCAGACCTGCAAAGAGAATACTAGTTATAAATTTTAAAAGATATATCGGCTTACGATACATTCTATCGACTCCTAAATCGAATGGTTCGACAAGGTTCTATATAGAAAAAGAATTTGCGATCTGAAATATTCCTATATTTCAAAAAAATTATATTAGAATCATTTTAAAAAGGTGGGTCGGGAGGGGAATTCCTCCCGACCAAACACAGTCAGGAATCAACCGCCATAGTACATCAACTGGAACCCGTATATAGGATATAAAATGCCCATCTAATCTAACATTAACTCCCCGGATCCATACCTTCAGAGCGGTCCGCATTCTACTATCGAGTCTTCGAATCGTCAAGCTCACAAAGTAAATAAGATGCAAATTTTGGAAAAAAATTTCATTTGGAAATATCTTTTTTCGAACAGTCGATATTCCATCGGCAATATTATGCAGATCATATTCACTATTTGTAATAGTCTTTGAATAGATCGGCCGTGTTCCAAACTTTATACTGGTTGTTCAGAATTTAGATCGATGCAGAATAATCAGGATAAATAAGTCTTGGTCTCAATCTAAAATATCATAAGGACAAGCTTAGAATTGAAGTTTAAGTTTTAGGGGAAATGTTAGAAGAAATAAAAAAGGCCGGAGATTAATCCGGCCTTATATGATTACAGTAGAAACCCGGCAACGTCCTACTCTCCCACATAGCGAACCATGCAGTACCATTAGCGATGAGAGGCTTAACTTCCGTGTTCGGGATGGGAACGGGTGTGACCCTCTCTCTATAACCACCGAGAATCTATAACCAGTATTCCCTGCGAACCTCGGAAGTCTACCTTTTTTCATAGAAAAAGAAGAAGTTTTTAGGGAGAAGAAGGAGCAGATTTTTCAAAATTTTCCCTCGGCTGAGCCGCCTAATCTCAGTTTTAATATTCCAAAGAAAGGGCTCTAACTTCTTCTCTGGAATAAGCATCTGGTTTTTTTAATATTTGGACCAATGCCTTAAATTCTCTTGGAAGAAGTTTCCCTGGATGTTTATTAAAATAATATTTGGAAGATCTATAGATCCCGTTCAATCCGCGGCCCCAATACACCAAGTTGAGATAATATTCTAAAACTCCCTTTTTTCCTAACTCTTCATCAAGAGCTTGTGCAATCCGGATCTCTCTTAACTTTCGAGTTAATGTTTTGTCCCTGGATAAAAATAATGTTCTAGCAAGCTGTTGGTCCAATGTGCTTGCACCTCTTAATCTTCTGAACAAAAAGACTGCTTGTATGATAGAAGATTGTATATCAGCTAAAGAATATCCTCTATGCCTGTAGAATCTATAATCTTCTACTTCTACCAGGTATTCTAAACTTCCTGGAGGTAATACTTCGAGCCGTACCCAATCATTTTCGAGAGGAACAGACTCTAAGTTTTCTGGGAGATAGACTAATTTGTTCTCTCTGAATAATATTCTTTTTTCAGGAAAGGTTTGGTAATAAATAAGAAGAAGGAATACTATTACCAGAATACTTCTGATCCCAAAGAAAAACCATCTATGAAAGAAATGGTTTCCTTCGTTCATTGGACTTCAGTAATAGTTTGTTTATCGTATATCAAAAATACTTCCTGCTCTATCTGTTCGGAAGATACAAGTTTCCAATTTGCTTTATCAAAGTTAAAATATGCAGATTCTCCACCGGTAATCGAAGGTAAACCAACTTGTCCAATAAAGAATGGAACTATAGTAAGATAAAGTCTGTTCACAAGTCCCTTTCTAAAAAAGGAATCATTTAGTCTAGGCCCGCCTTCTAAAAGTATTTTCGAATGCCCTCTTTTTTCTAATTCTTTCAGAATGATCTCCGGATCCAGATCTTCTCCCTGCAAAGGAATAATCTCTGCAAACTCTGATAATTCGGTTCTGACTTGGGATTCGTTTTTAGAAGTACAGAATAGAAGCGGTTTTACTTTAGAAAAATGGAATACTTTTCTGTCAGAAGGAAGGGTCCCAGTTCTTACAAGAAGTATGGCCCTTGGCTCCTTCTCCGATTCTACATATCTAAGATGAGTAACTGGATCGTCATTGAGTAAGCTATTTTTTCCGAGAATAAGAGCATCTGCTTCGGAACGGATCTGGTCCATTCTTCTCTTATCATTTCTGGAAGATAGACCATACCATTTTCCGTCGGGACGACATACCTTTCCGTCCAAGGTCATTGCCATATTCACGGCCAAAAAAAGACGACTCATTGAGGTTTAGATGCGAGGGTTTCGGAAAGTAATTTGAGAACTCTTCCTCTGCAGGTACCACAGCCGGTGCAACAACTTGTGTCTCTCATCAATTTACCCAAGGTATCGTTCCCTCTGCGGATAGAATTCGTAATATCCTCTTCGGATACTTGGTTGCATACACAAACCTTTCTAGGTCGCATCAGGGCATTTAGGTCTATTTGACTAAAGTCGGAAGAATTCATCAGGCCTTCTAATTATTGGACGCCGAAAGCAAAACCATCACTCAAGCTAAACATTAGAAGGCCAGGATCAAGAGAATTTTTTTCCAACCTGATTAGGCCCGCCATGCCAGTTTTAAGGAACCAACAGGTTTTTATAACGGATTCCAGAATGGATATTTCTCGTTGACAGCATGACTTTCAAGCTCATCCTCATTCGGAAAATTCCATAAAGGAAACCTACAGAATGCAAGTGACCAAACGCGCTCCCTTAAGGGAAATATTCGGATGGTGCATGTTCGATTTCGCCAATTCTAGTTATACCACTGTAATTATAACAGTCATCTACTGCAGAGTTTTCGCAGAAGTAATCGTTCCAATCTCCTCCAATCCGGCAAATCCTTATGAAGATGGGAATTTTTATTTTGGACTAGCTTTATTTTTCTCTTATCTACTGGTTGTACTGACCGGTCCGTTATTCGGAGCTATTTCAGATTTCTCCGCTAAGAAGAAAACTTTCCTCTTTTGGAGTTATATCAGCTGCGTGATCAGCACCGCTGCTTTCTGGTTAGTGGCGACTCCAGGTTCTTGGGAGTTAGGTTTTGCTCTAATCATTCTTTCTAACTTCTTCTTTGCTTCCGGAGAAAACTTTGCTTCTTCTTTCTTACCTCATTTAGGACCTAAAGAAGAATTAGGAAAAATTTCAGGGTATGCTTGGGGAGTCGGGTATATGGGAGGACTTCTTTCCGTATTCCTAGTCCAGACTCTTGTGGCACCTTCAATTGATCCTGCGATCTACGGTTCTCTTAGATTTGTAGGACCTCTTACAGCGTTGTTCTTCTTACTTGCTGGAATTCCTACGTTCTTACTTTTGAAAGAATACCAACCTGCTATTAAAATACCGACAGGAGAAAGTTATCTCACTATTGGTTTTAGACAATTATCAGAGAGTATTAAATCGATAAGACATTTCAAAGATCTAGTCATCTATTTGATCTCTCTATTCTTTTCTATGGCTGCGCTTGCTATTGTGATAGCATTTGCATTCTTATACGGGAACCAAGAGATCAAGATCACATCTGGTCAAGAGGCTACCCTATTCGTAATGCTTCAGTTCTTTGCGATGATAGGCGCAATATTCTTTGGATTCGTTCAGGACAAGATCGGAGCTAAGAAAACTTTCAATATCACTTTGGTATTTTGGATCTTCTGTCTGATCGGAATTTATTTCGTGAGAGAGATCACCGGTTTTGTAAACGGACTAGGAGTGGATATCTCAGTACAATGGGTATTTGTGATCTTTGGAACCCTCGCTGGTTCAGGAGTTGGATCCACTCAATCAGCAAGTAGAGCAATTGTCGGGGTCTTCTCCCCTGAATCCAAGTCTGGAGAATTTTTTGGTCTCTGGGGTCTTTCCGGAAAACTTGCGGCGGCAATCGGAGTTTTTGCGATCGGTATATTACAGAAAATTTTCGATCTAAGAAATGCATTCTTAGTAGTTGCTGTATTCTTTTTCATCTCTTTGATCATCAATACATTCGTGAATGAAAAAAGAGGGATAGAAAAAGCGAAGGATTGGGAAAGAAACGGAGGACATTAATCCTCACCTGCTCCAAGCTTTTGCTTGTAAATCCAATATTCTGGATTATACTTAAATCGTGGCTGGCGAGTTTAATACAGAAGATGAGTTCGAGTCCCACCAAAGCCAAAGAAAATTGGCTTTGGCGACTATGGACGAATTGACTCAAACTAAATTGGATCTTTTAGATGCCGGTAAAGAAATTCCTAAATTTCTAAACTACGCCATTTCTTATTTAAACCGTAAATATCTAACAGAAGAAAAAGTGATTAGCGACCTGATCGTACGAAGAGACTCTTCGAATTAATCACTCGTCTTCATCGTCTTTTTCTTTTTCCGCTTCTATTCGTATTTCAGAAATTACTGCTTGGGCCTCATCAAAAATCGGAGTTAGTGTAGAAGTATCCGAATCTATCTCGGTAACAGTATCTTCCAAATAATAAGTGCCTTGTGTTGTTAAGAAAAAGAATCTCACCTGATCCAAGTCTGGATTCGGGGTCCAGCGGACCTTCTTCCCTTGTTTCCAAAGATAAGCGTATTTGTGGATCAAACGTACGGAACTTTTTTTAATACTTTCTCTTCCTCCACCACCAATGAAAGAAGCTCCTGAAGTTAAGAAGATACTCGCGTCTCCAGAAAGAAATGTAGCTAAAGTGACTATCTCGCTTTGGGTAGGCCAGTCCATGATGATCCCGTAAACGACTGTTTTGCCGTTTGGATTTTGTATACCTATATCATCATATTCTGTTTCGAATGCGAGTTCTCTTAATTCTTTGTAAGGTGTGCGATCAATGGAAGGGCTGCAAGCCGAGAGCAGGAATATACAGATTATATTATAAAAACTAAATTTGAATATTGAGCTCGAAAACTTCTCTGACATGCGAATATACCGCTTCTTTTCCAAAGGAATATCTCTGAAAAATCTATCCTAATATACATCAGGAAAGACTTCTTTTTGCAAAAAGAAGGAAGAGAACCTAAGAAAAATTCTTGGATCTGAAAAAATCAAATCCTTCTTATTTCTTTTTGGTCTTTTTCTTCGGAGTCTTAGAGGCTGCTTTTTTCTTGGGAGAAGCTTTTTTAGGAACAGTCTTCTTCTTGGCGGGTTTTTTCTTAGCTACTGCCTTTTTTTTGCCTTCTTCGCTAATCGTGAGACTTGGGTCTCTTTCCATATTCTTAATATGAGAAGAATGCCTAAATCTAAGTGCAGACCAATCATCGTCTATGGAGATCAATCTTACTCCTTCAAAACTGATCTTTCCAAGTGGGTCCCAACCTGCATCTCTATGAATGGATACATTATATTTACGGGATGTTTTTTTGGGATAGGCCAACCATAAGAGTCCATCATCTATCAAGGTGGTAGGCACCATAGAAGCTATATTCCGGATCTCAACTTCGGTTTGGACGAACGCAAGTATAAGCCTGTATCTTTTTCCGGACCTTAGCGCTCTATCGACCGGAGCCCCTAAACTGGAAAGTGCGGGTTCGAATTCATAAGGAGAAGATAAAACACAAATCTCCCCTTCGCCAGGTTTGAATTGTAATTTACCAAACACGGAATGGATAGCCATCGGTAAATAGAATCCTTTTCGCCAAGAAAAGGCAAGCGAGAAACCGAAAACAATATTTGGTTCGTTTGCTTATCTATTGGATATTCTTAAATTACCGACCTTCTCCCTATTTATGGGATACAATGTTTTAGCAAGGTAGATAACAATTGTTATCCAATGAGTAGGAACTAACGTCACGCGTAAGAGGATAAACGTCTTAGAAGTTTAGGCGACAAGAGATCCTGCTAGTTTTGCCACAGATTTTCCTTTTTCTGGTTCTAGTAGAAACCATAGTATACTGTGATCTATCTCAATAACAAAAAAGGCGAACCGATTG
Proteins encoded in this window:
- a CDS encoding biosynthetic peptidoglycan transglycosylase translates to MNEGNHFFHRWFFFGIRSILVIVFLLLIYYQTFPEKRILFRENKLVYLPENLESVPLENDWVRLEVLPPGSLEYLVEVEDYRFYRHRGYSLADIQSSIIQAVFLFRRLRGASTLDQQLARTLFLSRDKTLTRKLREIRIAQALDEELGKKGVLEYYLNLVYWGRGLNGIYRSSKYYFNKHPGKLLPREFKALVQILKKPDAYSREEVRALSLEY
- a CDS encoding RibD family protein, coding for MSRLFLAVNMAMTLDGKVCRPDGKWYGLSSRNDKRRMDQIRSEADALILGKNSLLNDDPVTHLRYVESEKEPRAILLVRTGTLPSDRKVFHFSKVKPLLFCTSKNESQVRTELSEFAEIIPLQGEDLDPEIILKELEKRGHSKILLEGGPRLNDSFFRKGLVNRLYLTIVPFFIGQVGLPSITGGESAYFNFDKANWKLVSSEQIEQEVFLIYDKQTITEVQ
- a CDS encoding (2Fe-2S)-binding protein, whose amino-acid sequence is MNSSDFSQIDLNALMRPRKVCVCNQVSEEDITNSIRRGNDTLGKLMRDTSCCTGCGTCRGRVLKLLSETLASKPQ
- a CDS encoding MFS transporter, whose protein sequence is MQVTKRAPLREIFGWCMFDFANSSYTTVIITVIYCRVFAEVIVPISSNPANPYEDGNFYFGLALFFSYLLVVLTGPLFGAISDFSAKKKTFLFWSYISCVISTAAFWLVATPGSWELGFALIILSNFFFASGENFASSFLPHLGPKEELGKISGYAWGVGYMGGLLSVFLVQTLVAPSIDPAIYGSLRFVGPLTALFFLLAGIPTFLLLKEYQPAIKIPTGESYLTIGFRQLSESIKSIRHFKDLVIYLISLFFSMAALAIVIAFAFLYGNQEIKITSGQEATLFVMLQFFAMIGAIFFGFVQDKIGAKKTFNITLVFWIFCLIGIYFVREITGFVNGLGVDISVQWVFVIFGTLAGSGVGSTQSASRAIVGVFSPESKSGEFFGLWGLSGKLAAAIGVFAIGILQKIFDLRNAFLVVAVFFFISLIINTFVNEKRGIEKAKDWERNGGH